A single window of Cottoperca gobio chromosome 9, fCotGob3.1, whole genome shotgun sequence DNA harbors:
- the prlhr2a gene encoding prolactin releasing hormone receptor 2a yields MEGTGSGWADELTPPCVMHEVNGNDTGQVFEVALQNGSSKRSPQFVGVELLQSFKLLIIPCYTLVALVGVFGNYLLLYVICRTRKMHNVTNFFIGNLAFSDMLMCATCVPFTLAYAFNPHGWVFGRFMCYLVYLIQPVTVYVSVFTLTAIGVDRYYATVHPLKKRISVLGCTYLLSGIWLLSCGLVAPAVAHTYHVEFKNEGFTICEEFWMGQERERLAYAYSTLFITYVLPLSALCISYLCISVKLRNCVVPGHHTQSQAEAQRMRKRKTFRLVSLVVAAFGVCWMPISVFNVLRDIDIDLIDKRYFLLIQLLCHLCAMSSSCCNPFLYAWLHDRFRAELRKMFTCRRRIGISANNCATASVVL; encoded by the exons ATGGAGGGCACAGGCAGCGGCTGGGCAGATGAGCTCACCCCTCCATGCGTGATGCATGAGGTGAATGGGAATGACACCGGTCAGGTCTTCGAAGTGGCGCTGCAGAACGGCTCCTCCAAGCGCAGCCCCCAGTTTGTGGGTGTAGAGCTGCTGCAGTCCTTCAAGCTGCTCATCATTCCCTGCTACACTCTGGTGGCTCTGGTGGGCGTCTTCGGCAACTACCTGCTCCTCTATGTCATTTGCCGCACCCGCAAGATGCACAACGTCACCAACTTCTTTATTGGAAACCTGGCCTTCTCTGACATGCTGATGTGTGCAACATGTGTCCCCTTCACACTGGCCTACGCATTCAATCCACACGGCTGGGTGTTTGGCCGCTTCATGTGCTACCTGGTGTACCTCATCCAGCCTGTGACGGTGTACGTGTCCGTCTTCACTCTCACTGCTATTGGTGTGGACAG GTACTATGCCACAGTTCATCCTCTAAAAAAGCGCATCTCAGTGTTGGGGTGCACCTACCTTCTGTCTGGGATCTGGCTGCTGTCCTGTGGTCTGGTGGCTCCAGCTGTGGCTCACACCTACCATGTGGAGTTTAAGAATGAGGGCTTCACCATCTGCGAGGAGTTCTGGATGGGCCAGGAGAGGGAGCGTCTGGCCTACGCCTACAGCACTCTCTTCATCACCTACGTCCTGCCTCTGTCTGCGCTCTGCATCTCTTACCTTTGCATCTCTGTCAAACTGCGGAACTGTGTTGTACCCGGCCACCATACCCAGAGCCAGGCAGAGGCTCAACGCATGCGCAAACGCAAGACCTTCCGGCTGGTGAGCCTGGTGGTGGCAGCCTTTGGCGTCTGCTGGATGCCAATCAGTGTGTTCAACGTGCTGCGTGACATTGACATTGACCTGATTGATAAGCGGTACTTTCTGCTCATTCAGCTGCTGTGTCACCTGTGTGCAATGAGCTCATCCTGCTGTAACCCTTTCCTTTACGCGTGGCTGCACGACCGTTTCCGCGCAGAGCTCCGCAAAATGTTCACATGCCGCCGTCGCATAGGCATCTCGGCCAACAACTGCGCCACAGCCAGCGTGGTTTTGTGA
- the rab11fip1a gene encoding LOW QUALITY PROTEIN: rab11 family-interacting protein 1 (The sequence of the model RefSeq protein was modified relative to this genomic sequence to represent the inferred CDS: inserted 2 bases in 1 codon; deleted 1 base in 1 codon) yields the protein MSLADQSQHWYPTSVQVTVHQARNLRTKGKNGTNDAYAIIQVAKDKFSTSVSEKCIAPVWKEEAAFDLPLFHPGNADRCTLHVTVMHRAQVGLDKFLGQVVVNLLDLHDNNSTKKTDWFKMVDKSGKEDKARGEVLLDIQFMRNNMSASMFDLSMQDKPRSRISKLKDKVRGKKKDGFSDSASAIVPSVSKVFTDSEGEADAQSLNQSKGVKKKSKLKTLFGSKSNLQRNISQSMSTLGVLPEKNSSLSGSRSSGLNVESPEVKKKFKFLGHKRTGSSDSKVSQGPFSLLGRSKQSNSDLNNLCINGSHVYAEEAEPKSGSTLSLNSSGQGSVEDVGKHTSDVSADSFISVPSYKHESTDGTILEQQRHQEEEERRQTEDRRTAEAKGLEEDEKYKVEVRRLQEEEDRRQQEEQERKRRFLEDEARRKKQEEQERXKQEEAAETRRLEEERRKAEEQKRQEEASMSDRLSSLFGMIRKKDDKKDEVQQQPKEELPTTAPRSNSGDSDQPISHRSTNPFEDVSLSSDLPVSSNESPADRQKSSRTPQTPSTMGFLNRNAKVSAVKPRFIPSLESEPVDCQTLSQRCPSPVSSESTLSSVPPESPDTFSSIHSPLAPPNISQIPPGSPLGSIEDLSSVGSSPTMADKKRRAAITPSYTVHGTLPVREITNPAYVEADGLQQGKRMSVPLPDYESLFPQKRHGVQGHTRWDHLIAEVNQKHRDSAEMSVDGPEEHGPSLKPSLPQESPSVKHYQPQPQDTKAMSSKKAAAPAPPKSITPPQSQSVAESSQRQIQNTAPTSRTRPNVPAVPRPVNTIRESPSVMSRDGSRKVLRSSPAATHASRPTSQMDVDKVPSNDQRQVQVTVIKEAPTAKPRQRASGNEPVEQEDYFVTPVVSDRPMNSNIQTSSMDSMDTKGRYEMENFEFDPFPSTELLSKDQWAPLKQNQQVDDPFTSSVQKEKKVEDWGMTSNDLDTIFGQEKLTDPFADGSDSKEHSEDMKKDEDSKQVSPSFQRKNSHRGKMIPSTTLTDYKTPKSRQEPAYKEETTITTANQGLSARGVRNESIAPKLPADSKSQSYVGEDQFGAEPFVVALTSSEPLPVILQEPAPQAEDLSGRKAPLRSWVSPSDVQPLSAQNSNGGGLALTLRRPHPVKPMHLESQHPISTPAVKEIKFRDRTPGKIQGAALVESGPYTQLTQEELITLVVRQQTDLSRKDSKIVELEEYIDCLLVRVIDEKPSILQSLDYTKPV from the exons tTGGTTCAAGATGGTGGACAAGAGTGGAAAAGAGGACAAGGCGCGAGGGGAGGTGCTGCTAGATATCCAATTTATGAGAAACAACATGTCAGCTAGCATGTTTGACCTTTCTATGCAGGACAAACCACGCTCCCGCATCTCAAAGCTGAAGGACAAAGTCCGTGGGAAGAAAAAAGATGGCTTCTCTGACTCCGCTTCAGCTATTGTTCCCTCTGTCAGCAAGGTCTTCACAGACAGCGAGGGAGAGGCTGACGCACAGTCACTCAATCAATCTAAAGGAGTGAAAAAGAAATCTAAACTCAAAACGCTCTTTGGTTCCAAATCCAACTTGCAGCGTAACATCTCACAGTCTATGTCTACATTGGGGGTTCTTCCAGAGAAGAACTCTTCTCTCAGTGGCAGTCGCTCATCTGGCCTCAATGTTGAGTCTCCTGAAG TTAAAAAGAAGTTCAAATTCCTGGGACACAAGCGAACAGGCAGCTCTGACAGCAAGGTGTCTCAGGGTCCTTTCTCCCTACTGGGTCGATCCAAACAGAGCAACAGTGACCTGAACAACCTGTGTATCAACGGCAGTCATGTGTATGCAGAGGAGGCAGAGCCCAAAAGTGGATCTACTCTTAGTCTGAACAGCTCAGGCCAAGGATCTGTGGAGGATGTCGGCAAACACACCTCTGATGTCTCTGCAGATTCCTTTATAAGTGTCCCCTCATACAAGCATGAGTCTACAGATGGGACAATACTGGAGCAACAGCGCCatcaagaggaggaggagagaaggcagacagaaGACAGGCGCACAGCAGAGGCCAAGGGGCTGGAGGAAGACGAGAAATACAAAGTAGAGGTCAGAAgactgcaggaggaagaagatCGCAGACAACAAGAGGaacaggagaggaagagacgcTTCCTCGAGGATGAAGCAAGAAGGAAGAAACAGGAGGAGCAAGAGAG GAAGCAAGAGGAAGCAGCAGAAACCCGGAGGCTCGAGGAGGAGCGTCGCAAAGCCGAGGAGCAGAAACGACAGGAGGAGGCCTCCATGAGTGACAGGCTGTCGTCTCTGTTTGGAATGATCAGAAAGAAGGACGACAAAAAGGACGAGGTACAACAACAACCCAAAGAGGAGCTACCCACAACAGCCCCTCGCAGCAACTCAGGAGATTCCGATCAACCGATCTCCCACCGCTCCACCAACCCGTTTGAGGACGTTTCCCTCAGCTCAGATCTACCAGTTAGCAGTAATGAAAGCCCAGCTGATCGTCAGAAATCCAGCCGCACCCCACAAACCCCCTCTACCATGGGCTTCCTCAACCGCAATGCCAAAGTATCTGCAGTCAAACCCAG ATTTATTCCATCTCTGGAGTCTGAACCTGTTGACTGCCAAACACTCAGTCAGCGGTGTCCTTCCCCAGTCAGCTCTGAGTCCACACTCTCTAGTGTTCCACCTGAGTCCCCTGATACTTTCTCCAGTATCCACTCACCCCTGGCTCCACCAAACATAAGTCAAATCCCGCCTGGTTCTCCTCTGGGCAGCATAGAGGATTTGTCCTCTGTCGGATCTTCACCCACCATGGCGGATAAGAAGAGAAGAGCCGCCATAACACCCTCGTACACAGTACATGGGACCCTTCCTGTCAGAGAGATCACAAACCCTGCATACGTAGAGGCAGATGGACTGCAGCAAGGCAAAAGAATGTCA GTACCACTTCCTGATTATGAATCCCTATTTCCTCAGAAGAGACACGGAGTACAAGGGCACACTCGATGGGACCATCTGATTGCTGAGGTCAATCAGAAACACAGGGACAGTGCTGAGATGAGTGTGGATGGCCCAGAAGAGCATGGACCCAGTCTTAAGCCTTCACTCCCACAGGAGAGTCCTTCTGTGAAGCATTATCAACCCCAACCTCAGGATACCAAAGCTATGTCATCAAAAAAAGCAGCAGCCCCAGCTCCCCCTAAATCAATCACACCTCCACAATCTCAATCAGTAGCAGAATCCAgtcaaagacagatccagaatacTGCGCCAACATCTCGCACGAGGCCTAATGTGCCTGCAGTCCCGAGACCTGTAAACACAATCAGAGAAAGTCCCTCAGTGATGTCCAGGGATGGATCAAGGAAGGTGTTGCGCTCATCACCTGCAGCAACGCATGCTAGCAGACCAACTAGCCAAATGGACGTGGATAAAGTACCATCAAATGATCAAAGACAAGTGCAAGTCACTGTGATCAAAGAGGCCCCCACAGCCAAACCCAGACAGAGGGCTAGTGGCAATGAGCCTGTGGAACAAGAAGATTATTTTGTGACACCAGTGGTCTCAGACAGACCCATGAACAGTAACATCCAAACATCATCTATGGACAGTATGGACACAAAAGGCAGGTATGAAATGGAGAACTTTGAGTTTGACCCATTCCCCAGTACTGAGCTTCTTTCCAAAGACCAATGGGCACCGCTGAAGCAGAACCAACAAGTAGATGACCCTTTTACCAGCAGTgttcaaaaagagaagaaagtggAAGATTGGGGAATGACCTCAAACGATCTTGATACAATCTTTGGTCAAGAGAAACTGACGGATCCATTTGCTGACGGCAGTGATTCAAAGGAACACAGTGAGGACATGAAAAAAGATGAAGATTCAAAGCAGGTCAGTCCTTCTTTCCAAAGAAAGAATTCACACAGAGGGAAAATGATTCCGTCCACAACTCTCACGGATTATAAGACTCCCAAGTCTCGACAAGAACCCGCATATAAAGAAGAAACGACCATAACCACAGCTAATCAAGGCCTCTCTGCAAGAGGTGTCAGGAATGAATCTATCGCACCGAAGCTTCCAGCTGATTCGAAAAGCCAATCTTACGTAGGAGAAGACCAATTTGGAGCTGAACCTTTTGTCGTTGCCTTGACTTCTTCAGAACCCCTCCCGGTCATACTGCAGGAACCGGCACCTCAGGCAGAGGATTTGTCTGGGAGAAAGGCACCTTTGCGATCATGGGTCTCACCCTCTGATGTTCAGCCTCTCAGTGCTCAGAATAGCAATGGAGGTGGGCTAGCCTTAACTCTACGCAG GCCTCATCCTGTGAAGCCCATGCATTTAGAGAGCCAGCATCCCATCAGCACCCCTGCTGTAAAAGAGATAAAGTTCCGTGACCGCACCCCAGGGAAGATTCAG GGGGCAGCATTGGTGGAAAGTGGCCCTTACACTCAGCTGACACAGGAAGAGTTGATCACATTGGTGGTGAGGCAGCAAACCGACCTGTCCCGGAAGGACTCTAAGATCGTGGAGCTGGAGGAGTACATCGACTGCCTGCTGGTCCGCGTCATAGACGAGAAACCCAGCATCCTGCAATCTCTTGACTATACCAAGCCAGTGTAA
- the got1l1 gene encoding LOW QUALITY PROTEIN: putative aspartate aminotransferase, cytoplasmic 2 (The sequence of the model RefSeq protein was modified relative to this genomic sequence to represent the inferred CDS: deleted 1 base in 1 codon), with protein sequence METQEVNVSVFTSVHAAAGSPETRLLSTFKKDTHARKAYLAGREYYSEEGKTFDLRLVRKIKQQLNADPTTRPEYPSSLGLTEFNRRAAEVALGKSSRAIVEDRVLSVQTPGFTAAVRLGAEFLRHWFDVSAAWCGPVYLSSPCDDSLAGIFQAAGIQDIREYYYWDDKQRGVCLDKLLEDLEKAPEQSVVVLSASSHYPTGADLSHNQWAVITKLIMRRRLFPFLLLPPQALRYGDLEREAWPVQYCASQGMELLLAQSFAHCFGLYGEAVGHLLCVLKQNSLLLSVRSQADKIVRSLWAQPSVGGAHVVATVLSNPAHLVEWKEEVKCIVERLMLIREILRERLRLLGTPGCWDHLTQQGGLYCCTGLNGAQVEFLSKRRHVYLLPSGCLNVSAINGRNLDYIAESIHLALTTSLSPCGF encoded by the exons ATGGAGACCCAGGAGgtcaatgtgtctgtgtttaccaGTGTTCACGCTGCAGCAGGGAGTCCTGAAACAAGGCTTTTGTCCACCTTCAAGAAAGACACTCACGCCAGGAAGGCTTACCTGGCAGGGAGAG AGTATTACAGTGAGGAAGGGAAGACCTTTGACCTGCGTCTTGTTAGAAAAATAAAGCAACAGCTAAACGCTGATCCCACTACCCGTCCGGAGTATCCATCTTCTCTTGGACTAACAGAATTCAACAGGCGGGCCGCAGAGGTTGCTTTGGGGAAGAGCTCTCGGGCTATAGTGGAGGACCGG GTGTTAAGCGTCCAAACTCCTGGGTTTACCGCTGCTGTGCGTCTCGGGGCTGAATTCTTGAGACACTGGTTTGATGTCTCCGCCGCTTGGTGCGGGCCGGTCTACCTGTCCTCCCCTTGTGACG ACTCATTGGCTGGTATCTTCCAGGCAGCAGGGATCCAAGATATCCGTGAGTATTATTACTGGGATGACAAGCAGCGGGGCGTTTGTTTGGATAAGCTTCTGGAGGATCTGGAGAAGGCTCCGGAGCAAAGTGTTGTTGTCCTATCAGCGTCCTCCCACTATCCAACCGGAGCC GACCTCTCTCACAATCAATGGGCTGTGATTACAAAACTCATCATG AGGCGTAGGCTTTTCCCTTTCCTCTTGCTGCCTCCTCAGGCGCTCCGCTATGGAGATTTGGAGCGGGAAGCCTGGCCTGTTCAGTACTGTGCATCGCAGGGGATGGAGCTCCTCTTGGCTCAGTCGTTCGCCCACTGCTTTGGATTATATG GCGAGGCTGTCGGACACCTTCTGTGCGTGTTAAAGCAGAACTCCCTCCTGTTATCTGTGCGGTCTCAAGCTGACAAAATAGTCAGGTCGCTGTGGGCCCAGCCGTCCGTAGGAGGAGCACATGTTGTGGCTACAGTGCTCAGCAACCCAGCCCATCTAGTTGAATG GAAGGAAGAAGTAAAGTGCATCGTGGAGAGATTAATGCTGATCAGAGAAATTTTAAGGGAGAGGCTGAGGCTTTTGGGAACTCCAGGTTGCTGGGACCACCTGACTCAACAAGGTGGACTCTACTGTTGCACAGGCTTGAATG GTGCGCAGGTAGAATTTCTGTCTAAGAGGAGACATGTGTACCTGCTCCCCAGTGGCTGTCTTAATGTGAGTGCAATCAACGGTCGTAACTTGGACTATATAGCCGAGTCCATCCATCTGGCCCTGACCACTTCGCTCTCACCATGTGGCTTTTAA